One genomic window of Cryptomeria japonica unplaced genomic scaffold, Sugi_1.0 HiC_scaffold_1267, whole genome shotgun sequence includes the following:
- the LOC131056592 gene encoding probable F-box protein At4g22030 has translation MEALKLTRALKSNTALQTVTQKHGHVRLANYANKSWRINLDRRESGPAMIVASLDGPSTSTRYLQQKQADLFIRPLTQFHMDQNPNKDEEMVVAKLRLVAAAAADRAEMHGVLAEQRDGWNKLLLASLTNITLAALILQALPNNDSNNVVATLLYGFSTALMCGVNKIQPSQLAEEQRMAARLFRQLNTDIHTNLALPPHLRQDKCAESFLAKAYKAVLALDEAYPLPLFPGMLDKFPKIVRPTVWWPQHEQYHQTQNRRPHTLVTRNEKRETQPQRQRDEKPNKTAVRNEKRPHTDNNTTINGWSAEVEEELRGISETLKTGDIAEYVGLSRKVLGANSILAIAGPLLTGIAGALNLNGAMLSMSMVAGVLGVVGNTLSHAGQVGMVFEMYRNCAGFYHLLDSSISDTLSEADPEERENGELFHWRLALQLGRDPHSPLADSASKFAGKLF, from the exons ATGGAGGCTCTGAAGCTAACAAGAGCTCTTAAGAGTAACACAGCTTTGCAGACAGTGACACAGAAACATGGTCATGTAAGATTAGCGAATTATGCGAATAAATCATGGCGTATAAATCTTGATCGTCGTGAGAGTGGCCCCGCAATGATTGTGGCTTCGTTGGATGGTCCAAGCACAAGCACAAGATACCTGCAGCAGAAGCAAGCTGACTTGTTCATACGCCCGCTAACCCAGTTTCACATGGACCAAAACCCGAACAAAGATGAAGAGATGGTTGTGGCAAAGCTGCGTTTGGTGGCGGCAGCAGCGGCAGACCGGGCAGAAATGCACGGTGTCCTGGCAGAGCAAAGAGACGGATGGAACAAACTCCTCCTCGCTTCCCTCACCAACATCACGCTCGCCGCGCTCATTCTCCAGGCTTTACCCAACAACGATAGTAATAACGTTGTCGCCACACTTTTGTATGGCTTCTCCACAGCTTTGATGTGCGGTGTAAACAAAATCCAGCCTTCGCAGCTAGCGGAGGAGCAGAGAATGGCGGCGCGGCTCTTCCGTCAGCTCAACACTGACATCCACACAAACCTTGCTCTGCCTCCCCACCTTCGTCAGGACAAGTGTGCAGAATCCTTCCTCGCCAAGGCCTACAAAGCGGTGCTTGCATTGGATGAGGCTTATCCTCTGCCTCTCTTCCCCGGTATGCTCGACAAATTTCCCAAGATTGTACGACCGACAGTGTGGTGGCCTCAACATGAACAATATCATCAAACACAGAACCGACGTCCCCATACCTTAGTTACCAGAAACGAGAAACGAGAAACGCAACCGCAACGGCAACGTGACGAGAAACCGAATA AAACGGCCGTTAGAAACGAGAAACGC CCCCATACTGACAACAACACAACCATCAATGGATGGAgtgcagaggtagaggaagagttGAGAGGTATTTCGGAGACGCTTAAAACTGGTGATATTGCAGAGTATGTGGGGCTCAGCCGCAAAGTACTGGGAGCAAACAGTATTCTTGCAATAGCCGGCCCGTTGCTCACTGGGATTGCAGGGGCACTGAATTTGAATGGCGCAATGTTATCTATGTCAATGGTGGCGGGCGTGTTGGGTGTTGTGGGCAACACACTCAGCCATGCAGGTCAGGTCGGAATGGTTTTTGAGATGTACAGAAACTGCGCAGGATTCTACCATTTGCTGGACTCCTCCATCTCAGACACTCTGAGCGAGGCAGATCCAGAGGAGAGAGAAAACGGAGAGCTATTCCATTGGAGATTGGCCTTGCAGCTGGGTCGCGATCCTCATTCTCCTCTTGCAGATTCTGCCTCCAAATTTGCCGGCAAGCTTTTCTGA